The DNA sequence ttctggtcgccccgCTCAGAAAGGAGATAGTGGAtctggaaaaggttcagacaaGGGGAACAAAGATGCGCAAGAGTCTGGAGCAGTTTGCAgacgaggagagactaaaaagattagggtggttcagcttagaaaagaggcgactgaggggggatatgattgagggctataaaatcatgaagggGGGTGGAGTAAGTgactagagaagtgttatttaccctttcccacaatacaaaaaaccaggggtcacccggtgaaatgaacaggcagcatGGTCAGTATAAACAAGAGGAAGTGCTTTTTCACACAACAAGGCTCCgttaacccatggaactcattgccaggagacaTTGTAAAGtgtaactgagttaaaaaaagaactggataagttcctggaggataggtccattgatggctattagccaagatggtcagggatgcagcctctaaatctctgactaccagaagctgggaggggaagttGGGGTGGATCTCTCCAAAATTACCCTGTTATGTACACACACTCCTGAAGCCCTCATGTTGGTcattgctggagacaggatactgagctagacggaccattggtctgccccGGGATGGCAgctgttatgttcttatgacaataGATGCTGCGATTCAAAAAGTGAAACTTCCCCACCCTTAAAACACAAACTTGCAGCTTTGCATGTCAACATACACTCAGCAAATACCTTGAAATCAAACTCCAGTTGTGCCCGGGGCAGCGTTCCTCTTACTTTTTGATCAATTTTGATCATCATAGATGGAAATGTCGGCTAGTGGGTCGATGGGTGTGATGTGATCCTCAGGGTACAACgtggaactggggtaccgctgtGCCTGCTTAACTCTCcggcctgggctgtctctcacaaaaCTGTGCCAATCACAAGCAGCAATCCCCTCCAGGCGCTGCGATCACTCAGCCACCAGCAGGTGGAGCACCACGCCCAGCTAAATTTCACCAAGActccctgagccactcatgaatcagcCATTCACCCCAGCCCAatgccttgcaccccagaaatataccatCTGACACGGCTCATGACTACCTTGGACAGTGAAAGCTCATTAATTTGTTCACCACTTCGTCAAAGGGTAGGGGACGTGCAGCAGTCCCTGTTAACCTGAGCTAAGATTCCCCGAGCACTtccaccaaaacacactgttttaggtaaaatataaaacagatgtattaactacagagagctggattttaagtgatcataagtAGCAGGCCTAGAGGTCAGAGTTGGTTatgtagaaataaaaataaattcgcCGTCTACATTctacagactaagcaagatttggatcaagcagtttctcaccctaaTAGATGTTACAGGCAGCTCACAGTTCTTGATACACAGGCTGGATTCCCtctcagcctgggaccagtctcctcagttcctaGTCTTTGTTTTCCAGActatcttccaggtgttgagatggggaCGGGGAGAGGCCAAGAGGTGATGTCACCGATCCTCATTTATACTTTCtctccagctgctagaaagatccttgcccTGACGTAGGGGTCAGGCAGCGCCCACTGCATATGTGCCCTCTCTGAGGAGTGTGGATTCTTCCTGATGGGCCATGATCGCCTGTCTGGCCAGCGATTGCTGCGCCTTTGTTACCACTGAAAGGCCGGCTGTGGGCGTCTCCCAAcgtcacaacatatttcagtaacacacacgtAGGAAAACATCATAGCTCCCCATACAGGGCTAGCACGTACAATCCAACAGGGTATTAATGTTCAACACAGCAAGACTTTTTAAACAATACCTCACACAGCATGCATTGTATAAAACCCTTCGTAACCCTGCTGAACCTGCCTCGAGGTTCCCGGGTGCGATTTTGATGTATGGAGTGCCTGGTGGGTACGGGGAAATCAACGTCGCTCGACAGCGGATGAAAACTGAATGCTTTGCATTGCGTAGGGTGTGTCCGTAGCAGGGCATTGGCTTATCCTGCGGTGGGGATTGGCAGctgtggggcaggagaggagcctgGTCTGTGGGTTTAAAGAAGGGGAAGTGAAAGGCGAGTTAGATGGTGTGGGGCACGTGAGGGGAAGGCGCTGAAAGGGCTGTGAAATGTAGCTGCCAGGCGGAGTTTCACAGTTTCTCTACTTGCTACTAAGCagcggcttgctgccttcctagactgtcagggagatctcagggactggtcATTGAGAAAGACTGGGCTACCTGGCTGTAGGAGGGGGCAGGCAGTTCCTGTTAAATACATGGcacaggtggtggggggggttgtGTTATGGGTGAAGGGGGCATGGCACAAAAAGGGAGCGTGAAGGTGGCACACGGGCGTGGACCCAAGTGCTGTATTTCCTGGTCTGCAGAGGCTGGTTGATTTTGGTGTTCGGGAAGGGCCCAAGTTCCACCCCGGGCAGCCTTAGCTCTGCGTCAGAAAACTGTTTTGAGGCTGAATCAGGCTAATTGCAGGTTCTCTCCATCCATGGTCTGGGTGGGATCTCGCTAGGGTCGCTCCCCCCCGCTCTGGGACTGTCCCGGCATCTGCAGGAATAACGAACCTTGAATGAactattcagggccggctctaggttttttgccgccccaagcaaaaaattttttggctgcctcccaccccagccctgggctccccctgcatcTCCCTGCCGCTCCagacctgggctctcccccctcatctgcaccccctgttgccccagcgctgggctctcccccccacccgcaccccctgctgccccagcgctgggctctcccccccaccccacccatacTCCCTgtcaccccaaccctgggctctcccccccaccccacccacacctcctgccgccccagtcctgggcttccccacaccagtgctgactccgcccgctcccccctcgcctccagtcAGTCTGGCGCTGGCAGAGTCGGGGTAAGTAGGGGGGCTCCCGGGCCCCGCCTCagctcagggtccctccagccggggctcccacctccaggaccgtCCAGaacctgggagggcagagccgggggaccgcccgggcagggggctgaggagctggggcagggcagccccagagggagcgtaGCCCCGGAGATCGGGACGCAGGCCCCACACGGCTGCGCCCTGGGCACTGGTCCccactatggccccgctgctgctgctgctcctggccgccctgccacagtccctgggtggctcgggccACTTCGCCaagccccggctgcggcgctgggggcgaccgccctgcggcacctgcaggcggctccgtgtgccccgcgaggcggcccccagcccgagtgtcccgcgCTCGGaccctgcctggcccagccacaaggtgcgggcgctgctccccgatgcaaaccgcagcggccccagggcaccccccgtataggacgtgctgctgctgccagggccggctctaggcttttgcccccccaagcgcaaaaaaaaaaaaaaaaaaggctggctggaatgccgcccctgaaaatgtgccgccccaagcccctgcttggttggcaggtgcctggagccggccctggaactattgtgtcatgtgatgaaacctccaggtaCACGTCCCAGCCAAACTGGCAAGCCTAGATCTCGCTCTCTTTCCATCCCAGGTTTCCCTTCACTGCAGCCCTTTATTTGTACCCtgcccacccccgccccggccAGTGTGAAGGGACAGCTGGGGTCATGGCCCCCTCCCCATCTTTCATTTCCTCCCTCTCGCTCTCGTCGGTCCCTCACCTTCTCCCCTACCTGGGACGGGGAGGCTGGTCTGTGACCATCCCTGTTTCCCATCTGGCttcccagcagctccctcccccctgaggatcaggccccagggaCCCCCCAGCGATGGCGCTTATCCGGATCGCAAGCGTCATCCTGGCTCTGCTCAGCCTGGCGCTGCTGGTGGAGGCCCTGGTCTCAGACAACTGGGTGAAGGTTAATGAAGCAGAGGGGAGTCATCTTGGGCTCTGGAAGATCTGTGTGCCACAGGTTTGCATCTTGTATCCAACCAGAGTACCAGGTAAGGAAGCTGTGagtcctgtccccagctctgggaggggagtggggtctagtggttagagcgggttggaggctgggaaccaggactcctgggttttctccccagctctgggaggggagtgaggtctagtggttagagcgggttggaggctgggaaccaggactcctgggttttctccccaggtctagaaggggagtggggtctagtgggtaaaACTGGGGGGGCGGTAGTGGTGGTGGtaactaggactcctgggttctttccccagctcgggggggaggggagagacaggggagtggggtctagtggattagagcagaggggctgggagtcaggttctctccccagctctcggAGAGGACAGatgagtggggtctagtggtttagagggctgggagtcaggactcctgggttctgtgcagtTACTGATTtaaccccttccccgccccacagGTTTCTTCCACACCATCAGGTTTTTCATGATCCTGGCCATGTTCGCCGGGTTTCTCTCCTTCTTCGCTCTCATCGCCTCCTTCTTTTGCTCCCACTTTCGCTCCGTGTCTCTGATCCTGGTCTCCACCGTGGGCAGCTTCAGTGCAGGTACCG is a window from the Malaclemys terrapin pileata isolate rMalTer1 chromosome 21, rMalTer1.hap1, whole genome shotgun sequence genome containing:
- the LOC128827200 gene encoding protein NKG7-like, producing the protein MALIRIASVILALLSLALLVEALVSDNWVKVNEAEGSHLGLWKICVPQVCILYPTRVPGFFHTIRFFMILAMFAGFLSFFALIASFFCSHFRSVSLILVSTVGSFSAGLCAMIALVVFANTDCQLVMPGMLSYSWSYGLGWLSFFLYLGTGAVTLLTPGSSYSRV